The following is a genomic window from Neodiprion pinetum isolate iyNeoPine1 chromosome 3, iyNeoPine1.2, whole genome shotgun sequence.
AAGAGATTTCCTTGGATACTGTGAAAAGTGTAATGAAAGTTCTTATAATATGCCTAAGATTTGACGTTCAAAATTGAATACTAAATGCAATTCAGTTAGTAATATTTCAAGGAAGTTAGAATCGCCTTAGATTTAAGTAAGAACACAACGAAAGGTTTGCATGTTTGAAGAACATTAAAATCATTTGAGAGATTTATAAAAAACATAATATGAATGTCTTTTACTAACATATTCTactttgaatgaaattctatCTACAGGTTACGGGAGGGTGATTCTGGCCTTGATATCATTCTATTTTATGCCAACAAACCACATAATTGCATCATGGTGCTATATAATTAGCGGATTATTAGACGCAGTGGACGGTCATGCGGCAAGATATTTCAATCAGAGCACAAAGTTCGGCGCGATTTTAGACCAACTGACAGACCGTGTTGGCACTATGTGCCTCTGTGTAACTCTCAGCCAATTTTATCCAGCTTATACATTCTGGTTTCAACTAAGCATGGCCATTGACATTGCTTGCCACTGGATTTACTTGCAcacgtaataaaacaaatctttcatgaaaataataagaattttaGAAGAAGTTGATTTGTGTCAAGTTTCAACATACAATAATGTAGTAGGTGATATATTTAATCTCAGTACTCATTAGATTctcatttcgatttttcagaaCACTTTTGCAAGGAAAAACGAGCCACAAATTTGTTGATATGTCTGAAAATCCCATAATGCGTGTTTACTATACAAATCGTCAGGTTCTTTTCTTTATGTGCGCTGGAAACGAGGCATTTTATGCCGCTCTGTACCTTCTGCATTTCACAGAAGGACCCATATgtaagtatattttaatttttaatcattcgcTAATAATCTACATATTTACTTTCTAACAGAGACTGGTTTTTTAGATTAATTAGTCTGGAAAATATCAGAACATGTTAATTACGAGAAAGGATTTGATAGGGACAAATATTGGAATGTTTCTGTTTACAAAATGACAGCTTAAATTTTCTTatagattgaaaataaatctacgtataattgaataaatttgtgTTACAGTGGCTGGTATGAATATATTCAGAGCGGTTCTCTACGTCTCAGCTCCAATTGCAATAGTGAAGTCTCTGGTCTCTGTTTTGCATGGGTATGTGGCATGCATTAATCTGAGTATTATCGATGTGAAAGAGCGAGAGGCGCTGCGCAAAGCGCATTAACTTTGCTTCCATCCTTACCCTGATACTAGTCAGTCAAGGAATTTAGCTTTAACGACCTCTCTGTCAAAACAAAGAATGAATATCtactcatttttcattatcttcCTCGTTATAATTACTATGTGGTTCAACAGTAAATACATTATACAAATATGCCTATTTATGTTAACTGACTAAAGTTCAATGGATAAGTACTTGTTAACCAATATGAACAAAATAGAGTGATAGGTGGCAGTGTTGTGTTCAAACTTTGAACTCAAAATTGACTACACATGATAAAGTTAACAAACTGAATTCAATCGATATGGTTAAAATACATATTAATAAATGTTATCAATTATAATTGACTGGCATTAACTTTGATGTATGACTTATTTTTACGCGTGttacaaatcaaattttacagtTTCAAATACTGTATACGTGGCTGTATTTTCTTCTGTTAATATTGTTTTTACTCTAAGATTAAGAAGATGCTGGTATCATGCATGAATGGACGATCATCAATTTACCTATCCTACTATATGTTAGCATGTTAATTCAAACAAGAGTGTCTATTGTTATTGTTTCATAGCATCTTAATATATGCATAAGCCTAGTCAATTTCTTTCCCTTTATTATTGGTATATCATTTATACTTGTGCACAGAATGTACACGCAGTATTCAGAAATTTAGTTACAACTCTATTAGATGAAATAGCGATACTGTTTGTCACCTTCGTGCAAAATTACAAACATTACAAGAATAAAGTATCAAAACAATGATTATTGCATTCTgcttcaaaaaatatatactttgCAATTGATTTTATAGCAAGGGTGTTTGTAgcgacgctctacaaaaaatatttatccatatacatatatttagaaataaaatgtcattgactacatttttcactgaccgaagtaaaaatttaacaTGGCAGCTGAATATATTGAAAGTCGAATTTGATTCCatcggaatttttattttatattaagAAAATGTCCGTGAAGCTGAGCTTATAGCTGTACTAAACCGTATGCAAGCACATGCGACAGAGTGCGCAGAATGCTCCTGGTATATGTCGCTTGATGCTAAGAAGAGATTGTTTGGACTTTTAAACAGTTGTGCAGCACAGCTATCGAGTAGTTATACAAACAAGTCCGATTTCAATGGCTGTCTGAAGTTCGTGAACATAAAAGGTAAAAGAAGAGTCACGTCTAAccatttgcatattttttgtaTTGCCAATGCTGTACCCATCAAAATGACGTAACATCAAgttcaaaattgtttcaaaagtggtaatattaaattttaattctaaTAAGAATGTGATTTACATAGCTATGCGTTCATCGGAGTAAATACAGCATATTATTAGCTTGcagtctgaaaattttttgtaacaacACAAATATACATGACCGAAATTAGTTTATAAACGTTAGATTAAATGTGGTGTGAACTTAATATAATACGAGAAAAAGTGAATctaaatggtgaaaaaatgtatgtatatgtacgatTTACAATAGCAAGAATAAATGTCGAGAGCTAACCTTAAAATTTTATCCTTGATTTTCCTCATCACGGCCAGTCATGTTTGGGCGCCATTTTACGACTTCAAACATACGCAGAATCACTGCAAACTTTTCACGCCAAACAATAAACTAACTTAAACTGTAGAATATAGGAAGTAAACCGACTCTTAATATAACTATCGAGCATTTTAGACAAGAGTCAACCACTTGCTAGGAACTTTGATCACCGTACTGtactaagaaaaatatttgaccagctgaaaaaaaagCGAATCGGAAGTTGTGGTAGGaggaaagaaaacagaaaaacacaGCCGGCTATTCGGGGATCAAGAGTCCCAAACAGACATCGCGACGTGCTACGAGCGCCAGCTGCGATTTAAAATGGTGGCGCGACGTAACGATTAGCGATTGATTTGAATTGCAACTATACGAGAAATTCTTATTTACGATTGAATTGcctgaaaataaatacatcgCATGGTTTCTCAAATGTCTTTAACGACACAGTTTAGGTGGGAATTTGAAGTTACCGTATTAAAGAATAAGTAAATGAATAGACAATTTCaaacataattttatttatttcggaAGAAATGaactattattaattataaggATGTATAATGGCGTTAGGAAactggaaaataaatatataatttaaatcacatgttgtatatacgtatacatatcaAAAGTTAATATCACTATTGTTCTTTTTGAGTAGTCTCGCATACTCAAACAGCAGAAGAAACCTACATTTTGCTTGgttaaattgtaaaaaaatatttcaataaaaaataaacacataTCGTGTAAAAGTGTGAATTCcaatttctgaattttgttCACCTGATTTAATGTTTTTGTTCAACTGTGCTTGTCCGTTCTTCCGTCAAACATGCATTTACTCTACGAATTAGgaatatattcatttaaaaaaataaaaaatcttaaTATCTTCGTATCGCAAACCAGTCGTTACAGTGTATTTGACAGTGgtattgaaagtaaaaatagtgaaatttGCAAATAGATTGGTTACTCGGAATGTTACGACCAATCAGAATCATAAACATCATTTCTTCCATATTTCGGATCGAGCAATCAGTGTAAGAAAATAAACCGTTTTGCTAATAggataaaataaagtttcgacaTGAGAGAAAAAAGGCTTCGTtttaggtgaaaaaattttcaaaagagaATGACACCCACAGCTTGAGATAAACTACATTGCTTACCTACTAAGTTTAATCTGATCATAGTGAGAAATTTCTCATGACtacggaataaaataaaatttatgagaAGTTTCTACGTGTCACCTTTATACCAGATATTGTAgtaataattacttttttctaatttttgtggagaaaaaaaatcatgccTAGATTAACATAAACatcaattaataaaataatcattatATTTTTAGATAGACAAATTCGTGTAACCATTATATCAATGTAAGACGATTCATGTTTAATGTTAGAAATCTTAGTAGTAACTGGTTGTGCATTTGAAGATTTGTACGTACCTAGTTTGTCTCGGGTAGGTATCATCATTCGCGGATTATTGTTATGttactattttcaaaaatcaaatctgatCTTGATGGATATACTAGTTTCATATTTCCTTCCACATCAACCACTTTTATTTGTTCAACTAATAAATTGTGGTAATCTTCACTGCTGTCAGTTTCCGTGGAGCAGCCAAGTCCCAGCATCACAAGTTCATTAAGAAATTGGTCAGCAACTTTTCTGTTATTCAACAATCTTACATTTGATTACAGTTCAAGAATCAGCCTGCTTTGGcaataaaaattctatatGATTGCGAACGTTGTATTAAGACATGATTTTCAGTAAATGACAAAGATTCATTTCAAGGAAACCACGCAGATGTTTCGTTTTAAATATTAAGCGGccaagaaagaaggaaaattaatttcgtcaAATATACTTTTTGCATGATCAAGATTTCTTTATTCAAGGGAAGTATGGAGTTGCTTTGTAAATCATAACGCAAACAAAGTTACTAGTCAAGtacggaattgaaaaaattattttttgttacagtTGAGCTGGTATCAATAAATCTTTCAGGGATCAATGTGCAGCTCTAGCGATATAATTCAATGTTCTGATTTCTCCCAGTTGGTAATAATCATGTAACAAATACTGAATAGCAATCAGGCAATGATAATTGACAACTATAAAACTGCACATATCacgttataaaatataaattacaacAATTATTTTGGATATTACCTGCAAACTTGCTGAGAAGATGCGCTGGTAACTTCGATAAACATAGCTTTGGTGCTGGGAGACATTTTGGTAATGTCACTGTTTGTTATTGGCGGAAACGATATAACTTGGTTCAAACTGTCCAGTAGGCATGGGTAAAGTGCCTTACCTTCCAAAAGGTATAGATATCTGTGAATACCAGAGTAAACATTGCGCTTCTTTTCTCTTCGCAAGTTATCGGCTTCTGTTTGTAAATGTTGAAACAGTGCTGCACCTGTATACGACTTTTGACGCATCAGTGGcttgatttcaatttcttttggAGGTTTCGCCGTATACATCAGATTTCCTTGACAAgagacaaataaataaaactgattAGAATTCATCATAAGTACAAGTCCTATGGATGTAAAATTGATGAATGATTAGTAGTCATGAGAGCAtaaagaattgaagaaaaagacaaataaatttcaccaggTTTAATTAAGTCCAAATCATGCGTTGCTATCGTAGCAGCATTCCTTTTTTCGCATATCCCTTCATGAAGTTTGGTTTGTAGTTGAATGAACTTTTTGAAGCTTTCTTCtgtgaagctcaaatttctcacAACGCAAGCAACTATGTGCGGTCTGACAGTTTTAACATGTTCTGTAATTTGTACAACAGGTGTTTCATCCATCACCTTCAAGACCCTGAGCTTAtgagtcaatttttcaacagaatTGATGTTGCTGTCATTTGACTCGGAAGatttccttccttttttccctttctttgATTTTCCAGGGGCTCCCGAGCCGTCGCCAACCTTGGGACAATGTTGCCTAACATAGTCTAATACCTGCTTGGTCCTACACTGATCTACAAGTTTATAAAGCCGTTTGTCCGAGAGGGGATTTCCCTTCAGATTCAATTCCTTCAATTTACCGCAGTCGGAGAGTTCCTTGGGTACAATTACTATCGAGTTATCTGAGAGATCCAAAAGTTTCAACGACTGCAAGGCGCTGATGGTCGACggaatttctttaattttattaccgtTCACTCTGACTTCAGCGAGGTGAACCAACTCGGCGTAACACACGTCAGGAAACGTGCCAAACTCGTTGTTAGATAAGTCCAATATACTCAACTTGATGTTAGCGGCCTGAGATGGTAATTCTTTGAGAGCATTTAAGCCGAGGTTGAGGGTCATTAGCTGAGGCAGGTTACCGAGATCGTCGGGAACGAAATCGAGGTTATTTCTGGACACGTCTAGTACTTTTAATTTGGTCAATTTTCCGATGGCCGACGGTAGTTTGGCGATTTTATTCGAATGCAGAACAAGACTAGTGAGGTTTTCTAACTTTCCAATTTCGTCAGGTATCGCATCGAGGCACGTGTCGTTTATGTTCAAGTAGTTTAACCCTTGCAGGTTAAATATCGCCTTGTCCAACCCCGACTTTTCTAACCGCTGCGACACGGAGGCCCCGGAAAGGACCAATTCATGCCTGTTTTCTTTTCGCGCTTGGCTCACCTCCGGCCAGGATTCACCCGATGTCATTTTGGATCGATTCCttacaaattttcacttcTATTCCTATATTTCCTGTCACTATAACGTCACCGTGCAGCTGACACTTTAGGTTATGTGCCGGTTGCCTGGTTCTGGTTCTGCTTCGTTCTGCTACCGGCATCTCGATAATCGATTCTCAAACTTGACGCCATCTTAAATCCCAGGCGAGAATCGAGTCGCGAAAACCATTTCTGAATTTAAAAACGTTCGGCACACTGCTAGAGTTGGCCTCACATTACAGGGATCGTTGTGATTAACGTTGAtcacgaatttttattcaactgatATTTCCCATCTCTTGAAAAGCAGAGGATGTTTCGCCCGCAAACTTCTGAGTCAGTTTTATCTAAAATGTTCGACTGTCCGCTTTTGAAATAATGGCCAATTAGAAATCTGCTTACCTTGTGGTTCTCcctgattttttgtttcgaaaattacCTTCGTTCGCATGTCTCTGTAAGAATTACTAACACAAATGTTAAATAtgatattcgatttttttctaaaagatTTGCTAGATTAACTGTTGAGCAAGCATGGCAAAGCTTCAGAAAACTAGGTCAAGTgttcgtatataatataatatcaaatattggCCTGTACGTACAATTAAACAGTTCTCGATCGGATTATCTCTGACCTTATTCTTTGCTTACTTatgtcatcatttttttcaattctatttACAGGTAGAAAAGTCCAAGATATATGAGCGTTGATAAAAGCTAGCATTAGCTATCCGGTTctaaataaatacaaatcgCATATTATCCGGGTGTATGTAAATCTAATGTTTAGTCTTGTTTTCGGCACGTGTTTTGCACACCATCCGGTCGGAAATCGTTTGTTTTAGCTTGTGATGTCTGGTTTGAACGACTTAAACGTGAACTAGGCGACTTATCGCTCGTTATAGgattttggaataattttaacGTTTGGGAACTAGATTAGCGCGTATATTCGGATGGAAGTAAGGATATCCGATGGTAATATATTCCTAGAACACTAAATTATTACATCGAGTGAATTACAGATTTCGTAACCGGTTCTGCTATGGGGGAGGGGGGCTGTGATACCTGTTTTCCTTTGAACATGAACCTGGCCGTCGTCTCCTTGTCgtcataaatttgaataagatAAACACAATGCGAAAACAGGTGCACGCCTGAATAATCACGTAGGAAATAGATCCTGTTGGCACAACGTGACGTggcgaaaattcaatttgccTTAGCGTCTAATGAATGAATACATAATGTAATCTCCAAGCGCAGCATTGGCTCCTTTGCGATTCGCATGTACGCACGAGGTCGCGATTGGTGCATATTGCATATGTTTGCCAAACATAAAAAGGCACTTTAAGGACTCATGTTTTATTACATTAAATCTTCCGTCGAACCACGCGAGCATCCACACAGTGATATCTTGTAAATAAATCTTCTCCcggatatttaaatttcaaagtgTGAATACGGAAAAGAAACTCGATGTCCGGAGTAATTCTTTTTCAGCCATCGGATGTCCTCGGTCGGAAATCTCCGCGATCATTCGTTCGGGCGTTGAGGAAGGCTTTATGTATGTGCCATCATCCCACTCCCGAGACTGCGTGAAAACAAAGGTCTGCTTTTCTGTACTGTGTAGGGTACGTATCGGCTCGAGAtgtcggaccttgaaaatcccgATACCGAGAAGTCATATGCAGGAGAAAAATGACTGTACCAACAATAAACGCAAGCCGAGGTCGTGAACCTCGTCATAATTACCTTCGACTTTGTATATGCTGCTCGAATGTATCTGCAGAATCGCACGTAAGAGGCGACCGCAACCTTGGGACGATACGCGCCGGCTGAGCTTATTCTTTGACAAATTTTGCAAGATGATGTCTCACGCGATTATCAAGAAATATTTGCTCGCCTTGATTTGCATTTGAATGAGTATCAGGAAGCTGGCCCTGCCCACACCTTCCCGTAATGTTTGAATAAcaagaattgagaaaaaaaaacccgcgTCATGTTGCACCTTGTTAATCGTCAATAATCTGCCTTTTGCCGCAATGCCAACTTCCTTAAGCGAGTGCGAATCCCCACCGGACCTCCCCTACCCACCAAGACGACATAATCATAGGGGCATCGCGACGTTATTGTTGTTTGACTCGAGTCTTGAGTAAAAATTCCTGGCTTCCGGCGGAGCGCTTGCGCTTTATCTTTCCGGTCTCATTACTTCCGTATTCGGAGTGGGGCTGCGGCCGCCCTGTACAATATAAAGAAGCTAAGCAGGACGAGAATTTCGTCAGTCCCAAATCGAACAGGTCTGCGCCAGAAAGTTGTAATTGAAAAGCTACTTCAGCGGTGCAGTAACACCACCCTTTCGTACATCGCAAAAAGTAGGTTTTCGAAGCGAGAAGATCCTCGATTACTCTTCGACTCGTTGTAACTGAACATTTGATTTGACAGCACTGTCCAGTGAATTCGATCAAACCGgtcgattcaaatttttaaatattcccTGCAATTGACGAAAACGTAATTCAAAGCAAAATCTCTAGTACCTCCAATTTCCCAAAATCTTTTTTCAACTGATTATTTACTACAGTAGTATTCGTCGCCTGATATCGATTCGTAcctgatattttaatttctgtatTCTTTCAGCAGGTCCTCAGTAAACGTTGCACGATGGCAATAGAACGATCAGCTTTACTCCTGACAATTTTGCTGGCCACATCTTCAGCCTGGCCGTATTTCCGACGTCGCGACATATTTGACAACGCGGTGGACAGTCCCAACGGGCCGATGGGCTACATGCGAAATTTCGAGGAGGTTCTTCACGCTCTGCCGAATAATGACACCGGAAGAAAGGTCGCCGAATGGCACGAGCAGATGGAGATTAATCCAGAGGAGCTAGGGGAATACGCCGAGGGTGACATCCTCTTCCCGGAAGGAATGGGTCGCAACGGTCTCAAGTCGGAGACAATGCGGTGGCCCGGGGGTGTAGTCCCTTACATGATCAGCCCATATTTCAGTAAGCTTCTCCTCAACTTCGTCTTATCGGATTGCGAccactttttttcactttcgagaaaaaatgtcaagtTTTGAATGTGTAACAGtgaaggagaaagaaaaaaaaaaaaaaaaacatattgcGTTCGAGCTTTTGATAAGGGGTCTGGTCGCTTCGAGAATATACTTTTAGATTTGCACACTCGCACTCGCATTATTAGAAACTTACATGGCGCTATTTTCATGTGTAACAGTCCAGGGCGCTGGAAAGTCTCGGATTactgcaagtttttttttacgttttaaGGTATAAAGATGTGTCCGATTTatgattcataattttttaacctCTGAGTAAAAATTGAACCAGTATAATTCGCGGTAGTATAACATTGAGTTGGAAATCGATCTGTGTCGTGCGCTGCATTGCCCGAGGATCAATCACTGCGCAATATTGCCAACGAAATTGACGAATTCGAAGAATTGGATTAACCTAAGGTCGTAAAATGATTCGGTCTCGATCCCCCCAGGGCCGTGTGTTCTTACTACTCCGCAATTATTAGCTAATGGAATTTTCGGAATTGAATTTAGCGCAGGCCACGTTACAGAGGTCGTTGACTTTACTAACCCGTACAACGTAAATAATAAACGAATTTTCAGCCGGAGTGGCTTTGAACCTGATCCACGAAGCCATGGATGACTTCCACAAAAATACGTGCATCAAGTTCAAACCCTACGCCGGAGAAGAGACCGATTACATAAGAATTGCAGCCGGGAACACCGGGTGCTGGAGCAGCGTAGGTCGTACCGGAGGTAGGCAGGATGTGAACCTCCAGGTACCGGGATGTGTCACCAAAAAGGGAACAATAATTCACGAACTGATGCACGCGGTTGGATTTTTGCACGAACAGAACAGATGGGAACGCGACGATCACGTCCTCATCAACTGGGGCAACATCCAATCAGGTACGCTAATTATCACACTTACATGTTGTAATAATTTACTAGCTGCACGGTAACGCCTGTTGTTTAACAATCCAATTTGGGTACTCGTATACAATCGGTTGCTAGCGTAGCAATAAACGCGTCGTTTGCCGGTGATTAAATGTTATTAAACCTATGTTTATACCGTCCATTTCGTTACAACGCCAGAGGCGAAGAGGCGCTCGTTTAACAGTAAGACTCCAGCAGTCGCTTCGGCCGACCCAAtatgaagaaattttatttgatttttgcgttttttttgttctacttGGTTTCAGGGCGCAGGAACAACTTCGAGAGGGCAACGAAGGAAACCACCGACGCATTTGGTGTCGGGTATGACTATGGCAGCGTAATGCATTATTCGTCGAACGCTTTTTCCACTAATGGGAAGCCGACTATTGAGCCCAAGGTACGTTGAAAACTGCCATTAAACATTGCAGCCACGCTCGTCGCGGCTTATGGTCTTGACGCTTAAAGTTCTTCTCGAACTGTTGCAGAGTAGGTGAGAATCGGTTTTCCGAACCACGTCGATTTCCATAATAGTAtgcatattttgttttatcccGAGTTAAAAAGTTCACGTAATTCGAGATCTCAAGCGATTTGCATGGATGCGAAACTTCGCTTACGATTTTCACGAGTGGCAAATTCTCAGACTATCCGAATGAAAACTCTCTAAACTCTCCAAGTTTAAGTATAAATGTTTACCTAATTTATCCTTCCGTATGTATAGGAGCCCGGCGGTCTTCTCTCGATGGTCGGTGAGTATTTCTTCGGTAAAACCAAGGCAGTTCTTGGACAGCGCGAAGGGTTCAGTACGAAAGACATCCAAAAGATCCGACGCATGTACAAGTGTGCCAAGCGAAGGAGGAGCTACAACTAATTAACTTATAGAAAGTCGTTTTTAATTAACTTTTCACGATTTGAGCTCGTCAAGCGATTTTCCTACAAGCTTGCAGCCCTAGTTTCCTCTCTGAGGTTCGACTTCAAATTATATCTGTTATCcgtgtcaaattttgattcttaATCGGGTTGCAGGCACTCGTTGTGGTCAGCTTATTTCGCGAAAGGATCAACCTTCCTCTATGGTGTAAGACTAGTctacaaaatattatatttaattattaagTATTTAGGATTACGCATGTGACAGGGGTgtgcaaatatttgaaatgttataatttttcatgcgtTATTCAAGTGGGGAgaaaatataggtatacgtatgaTTTGCACAGCCCTATCACGTATGTTTGATGGCAGCTTTGGGTATGAGTGAAATCGGGGATAACTTGTCTTAATTTTAAACAAGACATCTGGAATTAGCCGAAACGAACCTAGTTTCATAtcttgaaaattcgaaacatttcaattttacataaCAACAATCAAGGCGCAGTGTGCGAATATGAGCGAGATGACTCTGGTCTGCCATTTTCGAAGCTCAAGCTCCATCAACAAAACACACCAAAGTACAATGTTAGCTACGTAAGACGTagtttaatttatatatattaaccAATGTGTGATCgaataatcaataaatattcatatctCAAAACACTAAGGTTACGTTTTTTCCGATGTAATTTCATTGAGCAAAAGCCGATCAAAGAGGCTTTGAAGCAGATAGGCACATTATACCCAGCGGGATATTTTGAACAAAACTTTCACACCTAATCAATAATTgcgattgaatttaaatttttcgttttattagaTTTAGCTTTTCATTGACATGTATTTCGTAGTCACCTTTTTGAATCGCGTACGGTCGATAAATCAAAAGTGACTGAAATCATTCTAAGTTATATTTAGCCAGCGATTATTTGTACGAAAAATTGTTAGTTTGCGTGTTAAACTTTAATATTACACAAGCCATAATCACCGTGACTCTAAAATACCTTCAGTTTAATTCTGA
Proteins encoded in this region:
- the Pis gene encoding CDP-diacylglycerol--inositol 3-phosphatidyltransferase, coding for MTETENIFMFVPNIIGYGRVILALISFYFMPTNHIIASWCYIISGLLDAVDGHAARYFNQSTKFGAILDQLTDRVGTMCLCVTLSQFYPAYTFWFQLSMAIDIACHWIYLHTTLLQGKTSHKFVDMSENPIMRVYYTNRQVLFFMCAGNEAFYAALYLLHFTEGPILAGMNIFRAVLYVSAPIAIVKSLVSVLHGYVACINLSIIDVKEREALRKAH
- the LOC124215176 gene encoding leucine-rich repeat-containing protein 47 yields the protein MTSGESWPEVSQARKENRHELVLSGASVSQRLEKSGLDKAIFNLQGLNYLNINDTCLDAIPDEIGKLENLTSLVLHSNKIAKLPSAIGKLTKLKVLDVSRNNLDFVPDDLGNLPQLMTLNLGLNALKELPSQAANIKLSILDLSNNEFGTFPDVCYAELVHLAEVRVNGNKIKEIPSTISALQSLKLLDLSDNSIVIVPKELSDCGKLKELNLKGNPLSDKRLYKLVDQCRTKQVLDYVRQHCPKVGDGSGAPGKSKKGKKGRKSSESNDSNINSVEKLTHKLRVLKVMDETPVVQITEHVKTVRPHIVACVVRNLSFTEESFKKFIQLQTKLHEGICEKRNAATIATHDLDLIKPGNLMYTAKPPKEIEIKPLMRQKSYTGAALFQHLQTEADNLRREKKRNVYSGIHRYLYLLEGKALYPCLLDSLNQVISFPPITNSDITKMSPSTKAMFIEVTSASSQQVCRKVADQFLNELVMLGLGCSTETDSSEDYHNLLVEQIKVVDVEGNMKLVYPSRSDLIFENSNITIIRE
- the LOC124214600 gene encoding zinc metalloproteinase nas-13: MAIERSALLLTILLATSSAWPYFRRRDIFDNAVDSPNGPMGYMRNFEEVLHALPNNDTGRKVAEWHEQMEINPEELGEYAEGDILFPEGMGRNGLKSETMRWPGGVVPYMISPYFTGVALNLIHEAMDDFHKNTCIKFKPYAGEETDYIRIAAGNTGCWSSVGRTGGRQDVNLQVPGCVTKKGTIIHELMHAVGFLHEQNRWERDDHVLINWGNIQSGRRNNFERATKETTDAFGVGYDYGSVMHYSSNAFSTNGKPTIEPKEPGGLLSMVGEYFFGKTKAVLGQREGFSTKDIQKIRRMYKCAKRRRSYN